Proteins found in one Exiguobacterium sp. 9-2 genomic segment:
- a CDS encoding TerC family protein has protein sequence MDWQLLLQYAWVVLVLIALEGLLSADNALVLAVMVKHLPGEQQKKALFYGLAGAFVLRFAALFAISFLVDIWQIQALGAAYLLIMGLRHIYKTAKARKLGENHGAENELDAEPKSEEPVSKGEFWRTVAKIEFADLAFAVDSILAAVALAVALPNWGSGEIGGLNTGHFIVILTGGLMGVVLMRFAARVFVKLLAERPGLETAAFAIVAWVGVKLAVLALEHPKYHASIEGTVFEALKLPEGFAHSTPWQAFFWTVMVGLALWGWFSSPKTKANPDAEKKVDQNL, from the coding sequence ATGGATTGGCAGTTATTACTTCAATATGCCTGGGTCGTACTCGTCTTGATCGCGCTTGAAGGATTACTTTCGGCAGATAATGCACTCGTACTCGCGGTCATGGTTAAGCACTTACCAGGAGAACAACAAAAGAAAGCACTTTTTTATGGATTAGCTGGAGCATTCGTTTTACGGTTCGCGGCACTGTTCGCGATTTCATTCCTCGTCGATATTTGGCAAATCCAAGCACTTGGAGCAGCGTACTTGCTCATCATGGGATTACGGCATATTTATAAGACCGCTAAGGCAAGGAAACTCGGTGAGAATCATGGCGCCGAAAATGAACTCGATGCAGAGCCGAAGTCGGAAGAGCCAGTTTCAAAAGGTGAATTCTGGCGGACAGTCGCGAAGATTGAATTCGCTGACTTAGCATTTGCTGTCGATTCGATTCTTGCTGCAGTTGCTTTAGCAGTCGCACTTCCGAACTGGGGATCGGGCGAAATCGGTGGTTTGAACACCGGTCACTTCATCGTCATCTTAACGGGTGGTTTAATGGGTGTTGTCCTCATGCGTTTCGCGGCCCGTGTCTTCGTGAAATTACTTGCAGAACGTCCAGGTCTTGAAACAGCAGCCTTTGCAATCGTTGCCTGGGTCGGTGTGAAGCTAGCTGTTCTTGCGCTCGAACATCCGAAATACCATGCATCAATCGAAGGAACAGTCTTCGAAGCCTTAAAACTTCCGGAAGGATTTGCTCACAGTACACCGTGGCAAGCATTCTTCTGGACGGTCATGGTCGGTCTTGCCCTTTGGGGTTGGTTCTCTTCACCAAAAACGAAAGCAAATCCAGATGCTGAAAAGAAAGTTGATCAAAACTTATAA
- a CDS encoding DegV family protein, giving the protein MIRLITDSGADAPKDMLDAYDFTIMPFGVLIDEDTFFDGESISPKQLYDKMRDGAAPKTFQVEVSRMVEVFTRHFEQGDPFLYLAFSSELSGTYQTAKMLADELAEKYPNVPYLVLDTKTASTGQGLFVLDVAEYAQTHSFEETVVYAEAKVNTIRHLFTVESLEYLMRGGRVSRASAFIGGLLSILPLLTVEDGKLIPKEKIRGQKKVMNRIVEWMEEARPAIDGHRIMIGHGDSIERAEQLKQSIEAQFSPSEVILTIAGAAIGSHTGPGLVVIGYDLPR; this is encoded by the coding sequence ATGATCCGATTGATCACAGACAGTGGTGCTGATGCACCAAAAGACATGTTAGATGCTTATGATTTTACGATCATGCCGTTCGGCGTATTGATCGACGAAGACACGTTCTTCGACGGAGAATCGATATCTCCAAAACAACTGTATGATAAGATGCGCGATGGCGCAGCACCAAAGACATTCCAAGTAGAAGTCAGCCGGATGGTCGAGGTGTTCACGCGTCACTTCGAACAAGGTGATCCCTTCCTCTATCTCGCTTTTTCAAGTGAGTTATCTGGAACATACCAAACCGCGAAGATGCTCGCAGATGAACTCGCCGAAAAATATCCGAACGTCCCCTATCTCGTGCTCGATACGAAAACCGCTTCAACGGGACAAGGACTATTCGTTCTCGACGTTGCAGAGTATGCACAAACGCATTCGTTTGAAGAAACAGTGGTTTACGCTGAAGCCAAGGTGAATACGATTCGTCATCTGTTTACAGTCGAATCACTCGAATATTTGATGCGCGGTGGACGCGTTTCGCGAGCTAGCGCCTTCATTGGTGGTCTCCTATCGATCTTGCCACTGTTGACCGTCGAAGATGGGAAGCTGATTCCGAAAGAAAAAATCCGAGGTCAGAAAAAGGTCATGAACCGGATCGTCGAGTGGATGGAAGAAGCACGTCCTGCGATTGACGGACACCGAATCATGATTGGTCACGGGGATTCGATCGAACGGGCAGAACAGTTAAAACAATCGATTGAAGCACAATTCTCACCAAGCGAAGTCATCTTGACGATCGCCGGCGCAGCCATCGGTTCACATACTGGACCGGGACTCGTCGTCATTGGTTACGACCTTCCACGTTAA
- a CDS encoding TerC family protein — MDIGLITQYATVGLVLIILQGLLSADNAMVMAVLVRPLPDDQRKKALFYGLVGALVLRFVAIFFASYLATIWELQALGAIYLFYVAFKGIVEARSNKHQVPDSIASQKASPNFWWTVVKVEFSDLAFAVDSTLAAVAMATTLPMIGGTIGGLNTGQFWVVFFSGIIGLVIMRYFASWFVVLLQKRPGIEEAAFWLVAWVGVKLVVMTLAHPSIDVLPHEFPESTLWQTIFWVVLALILIIGWFRSGSSSTKSAK; from the coding sequence ATGGATATTGGATTAATTACACAGTATGCGACCGTCGGGCTCGTACTGATTATTTTGCAAGGGTTATTATCTGCCGACAATGCGATGGTCATGGCTGTCCTAGTCCGACCGTTACCAGACGATCAGCGTAAAAAAGCACTTTTCTATGGTCTCGTCGGGGCACTCGTCTTACGTTTCGTCGCAATCTTCTTTGCCTCGTACCTAGCGACGATTTGGGAGCTTCAGGCACTCGGAGCGATATACCTCTTTTACGTGGCGTTTAAAGGAATCGTTGAGGCACGATCGAATAAACACCAAGTACCGGACTCGATTGCTTCACAAAAAGCCTCACCGAATTTTTGGTGGACGGTTGTTAAAGTCGAATTCTCTGATTTAGCGTTCGCTGTCGACTCGACACTTGCCGCTGTCGCCATGGCAACGACACTGCCGATGATCGGAGGAACGATTGGTGGTCTGAATACAGGTCAATTCTGGGTCGTCTTCTTCAGTGGGATCATTGGTCTCGTCATTATGCGTTACTTTGCGAGTTGGTTCGTTGTCTTGCTCCAAAAGCGACCAGGTATCGAAGAAGCAGCGTTTTGGCTTGTCGCTTGGGTTGGCGTAAAACTCGTCGTCATGACACTTGCGCATCCGTCAATCGACGTCTTGCCGCATGAGTTTCCAGAGAGTACACTATGGCAAACGATCTTCTGGGTCGTACTTGCCCTGATTTTAATCATTGGTTGGTTCCGTAGCGGAAGTAGTTCAACCAAATCAGCAAAATAA
- a CDS encoding phosphotransferase family protein, producing the protein MISSAVLTKILQQFGQEGGEVEVLKGATSSLVFRVGEGILRVHTNQDWLHEEPDLVLHEVFALRAAGDLAPDVLDYQTDVRDEIPPWLYMTRSPGEIRLDQVDEQYVERLAQMLAAIHTIPVPESLYVYQPYATERYVPTWTQHPERWRQLLAVEPIESQTIRFIHRDFHPVNVLYEMDRTCHTIDWINACVGPIEVDLAHCRLNLALLESVEMADHFLKSYLKQTNRLYDHAWDIRAVFDFGPETIDVYSGWKAYGRQNLSQDNVRERLEKFVLKVYENNESGY; encoded by the coding sequence ATGATATCGTCCGCTGTCCTTACGAAAATCTTACAACAGTTTGGACAGGAGGGAGGAGAGGTCGAAGTCTTAAAAGGTGCGACATCCTCCCTTGTTTTTCGGGTCGGTGAGGGAATTCTTCGCGTCCATACGAATCAGGACTGGCTACATGAGGAGCCTGATCTTGTCTTGCACGAGGTGTTTGCGTTACGAGCAGCAGGTGACTTAGCACCAGATGTGTTGGACTATCAAACAGATGTTAGGGACGAAATACCGCCTTGGTTATATATGACGCGTTCACCGGGAGAGATCCGGCTTGATCAGGTGGATGAGCAATATGTCGAACGACTAGCACAGATGCTTGCGGCAATCCATACAATACCGGTACCAGAATCTCTTTATGTCTATCAGCCGTATGCGACGGAACGTTACGTTCCGACGTGGACGCAGCATCCGGAGAGATGGCGTCAGCTACTGGCGGTCGAACCGATCGAAAGTCAAACAATCCGATTTATTCATCGGGATTTCCATCCGGTCAATGTGTTATACGAAATGGACAGAACGTGTCATACGATTGATTGGATTAATGCATGTGTAGGTCCCATTGAAGTCGACCTTGCGCATTGTCGTTTGAATCTTGCCTTGCTCGAATCCGTCGAGATGGCGGATCATTTTTTAAAAAGTTACCTTAAACAGACGAACCGTTTGTACGATCACGCGTGGGATATTCGGGCTGTTTTTGATTTTGGACCTGAAACAATTGACGTCTATTCGGGGTGGAAAGCATATGGAAGGCAAAACCTCAGTCAGGACAATGTTCGGGAACGCTTGGAAAAGTTTGTCTTGAAAGTCTATGAAAATAACGAAAGCGGTTACTAA
- a CDS encoding YfbR-like 5'-deoxynucleotidase: MQNGNFIRMLTRMQNVPRWDEYAPRFPDNAASHSFRVALFSLMASYLEEADGQTPVDRLTLLGKALFHDMNEVITGPIKHRTKKEPTLHAHIQAMEQQASEQLVALLSKSLQPAFTTYLVHAEDDSPEGRIVEAIDTFDAMLYARREARMTESVFFEQKAAELQAVLERHPLVSIRRLTQSVMEEDEMSHFIENVLMMDTIRRWKGRFNTIDDNDATHAFRAASLGIFNGLIESEKYGVTIDIEEVVSRLLCHDLVEGTTGDVLGPVKHATPVTAAAFEAYERAEGETLINNLPEDIRAPFRRFVVEAKDETYEGQMVDVIDKLDALIKMNMERKLNGVEYETGYRAQLKKVQMTYENPSVVFFLAYVLHDLDYVTS, encoded by the coding sequence ATGCAAAACGGTAATTTCATTCGGATGCTGACGCGGATGCAAAACGTTCCACGGTGGGATGAATATGCACCACGTTTTCCGGATAACGCAGCCAGTCATAGCTTTCGTGTTGCCTTATTCAGTTTGATGGCAAGCTATTTAGAAGAAGCAGACGGACAAACACCAGTCGACCGCCTGACATTGCTCGGAAAAGCCCTATTCCATGACATGAACGAGGTCATCACCGGACCAATCAAACACCGGACGAAAAAAGAGCCAACGCTACATGCACACATTCAGGCAATGGAACAACAGGCGAGTGAACAGCTCGTCGCCTTACTCTCGAAGTCGCTTCAACCAGCCTTTACGACGTATCTTGTTCATGCAGAAGATGATTCACCGGAAGGACGAATCGTTGAAGCCATCGATACGTTTGATGCGATGTTATATGCACGCCGGGAAGCACGGATGACAGAGTCCGTCTTTTTCGAACAAAAAGCAGCGGAATTACAGGCTGTTCTGGAACGACACCCACTCGTTTCAATCCGTCGCTTGACACAATCCGTCATGGAAGAGGACGAGATGTCTCATTTTATCGAAAACGTCTTGATGATGGATACGATTCGGCGCTGGAAAGGACGTTTTAATACGATTGATGATAACGACGCGACACATGCGTTTCGAGCAGCTTCGCTTGGTATCTTCAATGGATTGATTGAATCAGAAAAATACGGCGTCACGATCGACATTGAAGAAGTCGTCTCTCGTCTCTTGTGCCATGATCTCGTTGAAGGAACGACAGGAGATGTTCTTGGACCTGTCAAACATGCGACGCCGGTCACGGCAGCAGCCTTCGAAGCTTATGAACGGGCAGAAGGAGAGACGTTGATCAACAATTTACCAGAAGACATCCGAGCACCGTTCCGTCGATTCGTCGTTGAAGCAAAAGACGAGACGTACGAAGGGCAAATGGTCGATGTGATCGATAAACTCGATGCGTTGATCAAAATGAACATGGAACGAAAGTTAAATGGTGTCGAGTATGAGACCGGTTATCGGGCCCAACTCAAAAAGGTACAGATGACATATGAAAATCCATCGGTCGTCTTTTTCCTCGCTTATGTCTTGCATGATTTGGATTACGTGACGTCATGA
- a CDS encoding lipoate--protein ligase family protein yields the protein MGIELLKQEHYRIFDQTSLGTAFHATQSFAIDDTLCASVATEGAALRSWIHHETVVLGIQDARLPHLADGVAVLHEHGFSPVVRNSGGLAVVLDAGVLNISLVLPERGGIDIDSGYEAMLALVRGMFAQETDAIVAGEVVGSYCPGSYDLSIAGKKFAGISQRRVRGGVAVQIYLCVNGSGSQRAALVRDFYAAALQGEATKFVYPTIVPETMASLEELLGTSLTIEECLRRAYEALLALGADLTPAALTELENERFGVNLSRMLDRNEKALG from the coding sequence ATGGGAATCGAACTCTTAAAACAAGAACATTATCGTATTTTTGATCAAACGTCACTCGGAACTGCTTTTCATGCGACACAATCGTTTGCGATAGACGACACATTATGCGCTTCCGTTGCAACAGAAGGAGCTGCACTCCGCTCTTGGATTCACCACGAAACTGTCGTCCTCGGCATCCAGGATGCCCGCCTTCCTCACCTCGCAGACGGCGTAGCTGTTTTGCACGAACATGGTTTCTCGCCCGTCGTCCGTAACTCAGGCGGTCTTGCCGTCGTCCTTGACGCTGGTGTCTTGAATATTTCGCTAGTCTTACCGGAACGCGGTGGGATCGATATCGACAGTGGTTACGAAGCGATGCTTGCGCTCGTCCGTGGCATGTTCGCGCAAGAAACAGACGCGATCGTCGCCGGTGAAGTCGTTGGATCGTATTGTCCCGGTTCTTACGACCTGTCGATCGCCGGTAAAAAGTTCGCCGGTATCTCGCAGCGCCGTGTCCGCGGTGGCGTTGCCGTCCAAATCTACCTCTGTGTTAACGGAAGCGGGAGTCAGCGCGCCGCTTTAGTCCGCGACTTTTACGCGGCAGCGCTTCAAGGCGAGGCGACGAAATTCGTCTATCCAACCATTGTCCCGGAAACGATGGCTTCGCTTGAAGAATTACTCGGTACCTCATTGACGATTGAGGAATGTTTACGTCGTGCCTATGAGGCATTACTTGCGCTCGGCGCTGATTTAACACCAGCGGCTTTGACGGAACTCGAGAACGAGCGGTTCGGTGTCAACTTGAGTCGAATGCTTGATCGAAATGAAAAAGCCCTAGGTTAA
- a CDS encoding flotillin family protein: MNPVLIVSIVAVALIVALIVLFITKYRTVGPEEALIVSGSYLGGRNVNTDESGNRVKIIRGGGTFVLPVFQQATPLSLLSSKLEVTTPEVYTEQGVPVMADGTAIIKIGSSISEIATAAEQFLGKSKEEREGEAREVLEGHLRSILGSMTVEEIYKNRDKFSQEVQRVASQDLAKMGLVIVSFTIKDVRDKNGYLESLGKPRIAQVRRDADIATADAEKETRIKRAEASKDAKKAELERATEIAEAEKENQLKMADYRREQDIAKAKADQAYDLENARAQQEVTEQQMQIKIIERQKQIELEEREILRREKQYDAEVKKRADADRYSIEQAAQADRAKQYAEADATKYRIEASAKADAERIRLDGLAKADAERAQGETEADIIRLKGLAEAEAKEKIAQAFEQFGQAAILDMVIRMMPEYAKEIAAPLGNIDKITVVDTGSGEGGGANRVTGYATDLMASLQETLKASSGLDVKELIENFSGKGTAKPLTVNLNSHDAVAASKTED; the protein is encoded by the coding sequence ATGAATCCAGTGTTAATCGTATCGATCGTTGCAGTCGCATTGATCGTTGCATTGATTGTCCTATTCATCACGAAGTACCGAACGGTTGGTCCGGAAGAAGCATTAATCGTATCCGGTAGTTATCTTGGAGGACGCAACGTTAATACCGATGAGTCCGGCAACCGGGTGAAGATTATTCGCGGCGGCGGAACATTCGTGTTACCTGTCTTCCAACAAGCAACACCACTTAGCTTGTTATCGAGTAAACTCGAAGTCACAACACCAGAAGTGTACACGGAGCAGGGTGTACCGGTCATGGCGGACGGAACAGCGATCATCAAGATCGGCAGCTCGATTTCTGAGATTGCAACAGCAGCAGAGCAGTTCCTCGGAAAATCAAAAGAAGAGCGCGAAGGGGAAGCGCGTGAAGTTCTTGAAGGGCACTTGCGTTCGATCCTCGGTTCGATGACTGTCGAAGAAATTTATAAGAACCGCGATAAGTTCTCGCAAGAAGTCCAGCGGGTCGCATCACAAGATCTGGCGAAGATGGGACTCGTCATCGTTTCGTTTACGATCAAAGACGTCCGAGATAAAAATGGATACTTAGAATCCCTCGGTAAACCACGGATTGCACAGGTGCGCCGTGATGCGGACATCGCAACAGCAGACGCGGAAAAAGAGACACGCATCAAACGAGCGGAAGCTTCAAAAGATGCGAAAAAAGCAGAACTCGAACGTGCAACGGAAATCGCTGAAGCGGAAAAAGAAAATCAGTTGAAGATGGCAGACTACCGCCGCGAACAAGATATCGCGAAGGCGAAAGCCGACCAAGCGTATGATCTTGAGAATGCACGTGCACAACAAGAAGTCACCGAGCAACAGATGCAAATCAAAATCATTGAGCGTCAAAAACAAATCGAGCTCGAAGAACGAGAAATCCTCCGTCGTGAGAAACAATACGATGCGGAAGTCAAAAAACGTGCCGATGCCGATCGTTACTCGATTGAGCAAGCTGCCCAAGCGGACCGTGCGAAGCAATATGCGGAAGCAGATGCAACGAAATACCGGATTGAAGCATCGGCAAAAGCGGATGCAGAACGAATTCGTCTGGATGGTCTTGCGAAAGCGGACGCTGAGCGAGCACAGGGGGAAACAGAAGCAGACATCATTCGTTTGAAAGGTCTTGCCGAAGCGGAAGCGAAAGAAAAAATCGCGCAGGCGTTCGAACAATTCGGACAAGCAGCAATCCTTGACATGGTCATTCGGATGATGCCAGAGTACGCGAAAGAGATTGCAGCACCACTCGGTAACATCGATAAGATCACGGTCGTCGATACAGGTAGTGGTGAAGGTGGCGGTGCGAACCGTGTCACAGGGTACGCAACGGATTTGATGGCGTCACTGCAAGAGACGTTAAAAGCGTCGTCAGGATTAGATGTCAAAGAGTTGATCGAGAACTTCTCTGGTAAAGGAACAGCAAAGCCGTTAACGGTCAACTTGAATTCTCATGATGCGGTGGCAGCGTCGAAAACAGAAGACTGA
- a CDS encoding HD domain-containing protein: MYQSLGQLKETKVFKDPVHRYIYVSDQLIWQLIGTREFQRLRRIKQLGTSFLTFHGAEHTRFHHSLGVYEITRQLIDVFNGRADWDDQYRELTLAAALLHDVGHGPFSHAFENVFGVNHETWTERIILGNTEIKKVLDQVGEGFAEEVASIINKTHPNQLLVTMISSQLDVDRMDYLLRDAHFAGVSYGKFDLERMLRVLRPAPNQMVVKQSGMHSIEDYIMRRYQMYWQVYLHPVTRSSDYLLKAILERAQELYLSGYPFAIAPIHLMPLFDQKMELRDFLGLDETIVYFYFQQWANEQDPILSDLSERFVDRKLFKYVDYPAEKRELVHEKLCELFDAIGLNPTYYLLEDKLSRLPYDLYGDNGEISKQPIMLQMKGGQMKEISQVSPLVQAIATSRQTDEKLFFPQEILHDLREHANEKMQIDQLLIGNVTS, from the coding sequence ATGTATCAATCATTAGGTCAATTAAAGGAAACGAAGGTCTTTAAAGATCCTGTTCATCGGTATATCTATGTCAGTGATCAGTTGATTTGGCAATTGATCGGTACACGTGAGTTTCAACGACTACGTCGAATCAAACAACTGGGAACATCCTTTTTGACGTTTCATGGGGCGGAACACACGCGATTCCATCATTCACTCGGCGTCTATGAGATCACGCGCCAACTGATCGACGTCTTCAATGGTCGCGCCGATTGGGATGATCAGTACCGAGAGTTGACGCTGGCTGCGGCACTCTTACACGATGTCGGTCATGGTCCGTTTTCGCACGCATTCGAGAATGTTTTTGGTGTCAATCATGAAACATGGACAGAGCGAATCATCCTCGGGAATACGGAAATCAAGAAAGTTCTCGACCAAGTGGGAGAGGGATTCGCGGAAGAAGTGGCGTCGATCATCAATAAAACGCACCCGAATCAACTGCTCGTCACGATGATCAGCTCTCAACTCGACGTTGATCGAATGGATTATTTATTACGCGATGCGCACTTTGCTGGCGTCAGCTACGGAAAATTTGATCTTGAGCGAATGCTTCGGGTATTGCGTCCGGCGCCGAATCAAATGGTCGTCAAGCAGTCCGGGATGCATTCGATTGAAGACTACATCATGCGTCGGTATCAGATGTATTGGCAAGTCTACCTGCATCCGGTGACACGATCGAGTGATTACCTATTAAAAGCCATTCTCGAACGAGCACAGGAGCTGTACCTTTCCGGTTATCCGTTTGCGATTGCACCGATTCATTTAATGCCGCTGTTTGATCAGAAGATGGAGTTGCGTGATTTCCTTGGACTCGATGAGACGATCGTCTACTTCTATTTTCAGCAGTGGGCGAACGAACAGGATCCGATCCTTTCTGATTTATCAGAAAGATTCGTTGACCGAAAGTTGTTCAAGTATGTTGATTACCCTGCTGAAAAACGTGAACTCGTCCATGAAAAATTATGCGAGCTGTTTGACGCGATCGGCTTGAATCCGACGTATTATCTGCTAGAAGATAAACTCAGTCGTCTTCCTTACGATTTATATGGAGATAATGGTGAAATCAGCAAACAACCGATCATGCTACAGATGAAGGGTGGGCAGATGAAAGAGATTTCGCAAGTTTCACCGCTCGTTCAAGCCATCGCGACGTCACGCCAAACGGATGAGAAGCTGTTCTTCCCGCAAGAAATTTTGCACGACTTGCGCGAACATGCGAATGAGAAGATGCAAATCGACCAGTTATTGATTGGTAATGTGACATCATGA
- the folE2 gene encoding GTP cyclohydrolase FolE2 gives MSTYPITLPTKEERHKLFGSVPPIKGTKPTEKDKMVDLQNTPKNFLFALDAVGISNVKHPVVIQDGDKTQATVATFELSTSLVQDRKGINMSRLTEQLDQYHNEGWTVTNESLIQFARDLADRMEQTEGQLTIRYPWFFTRKAPATGLSGLMNAEVWQTVSVNTETNEATLSVGLTINVTTLCPCSKEISEYSAHNQRGYVTMEASLRDEAEDFDWKQSLLDAAESNASAPLHPVLKRPDEKRVTEMAYENPRFVEDMVRLIAADLYEMDPIASFYVECRNEETIHQHDAIARITFDKDAQ, from the coding sequence ATGTCTACCTACCCGATTACGTTACCAACGAAAGAAGAGCGCCATAAGCTGTTCGGTTCGGTACCACCAATCAAAGGAACAAAACCGACTGAAAAAGATAAAATGGTCGACTTGCAAAATACACCGAAGAACTTCCTGTTCGCACTTGACGCTGTTGGAATCTCAAACGTTAAACATCCTGTCGTCATCCAAGACGGGGACAAAACACAAGCGACAGTCGCAACGTTCGAGTTGTCGACGTCACTCGTACAAGACCGTAAAGGGATCAACATGAGTCGCTTAACGGAACAACTTGATCAATACCATAACGAAGGTTGGACAGTTACGAATGAATCACTTATTCAATTCGCGCGTGATTTAGCGGACCGTATGGAACAAACAGAAGGTCAATTGACGATCCGTTACCCATGGTTCTTTACACGTAAAGCACCTGCAACGGGACTTAGTGGGTTGATGAATGCCGAAGTATGGCAAACGGTCAGCGTCAACACGGAAACGAATGAAGCGACATTATCTGTCGGCTTGACGATCAACGTCACGACACTTTGCCCATGTTCGAAAGAAATCAGCGAGTACAGTGCCCACAACCAACGTGGCTACGTCACGATGGAAGCTTCGTTACGTGATGAAGCAGAAGACTTTGACTGGAAACAATCATTGCTTGATGCGGCTGAATCAAATGCTTCTGCCCCACTTCACCCGGTACTCAAACGTCCGGATGAAAAACGCGTGACAGAGATGGCATACGAAAATCCACGTTTCGTAGAAGACATGGTGCGCTTGATTGCTGCTGACCTATACGAAATGGATCCAATTGCTTCGTTCTACGTCGAATGTCGCAACGAAGAAACGATTCATCAACATGATGCAATCGCACGCATCACGTTCGATAAAGACGCACAATAA
- a CDS encoding multidrug effflux MFS transporter, with product MTKTTMTPGRLTLILILGSLAALGPLSIDMYLPAFPDMSRSFDASASLIQLSLTACMLGMALGQLIVGPLSDVRGRKRPLMIALLAYLLASLACAMAPTIEVLIALRFIQGAAGASGIVISRAIVRDLFEGPELTRFFAALSLVNGTAPILAPVIGGQLLRFGDWHFVFYLLAILSTLMLLAVALRLPETLPLERRVEGNLTTTLKTFGRLLTDRVFIGYAFAQAFVMGAMFAYISGSPFVLQNIYGASPQQFSFLFGLNGIGIILAAQIAGRLAGRVDSERLMRISLTVVASASIFLFLALTLTDQLIFVMIPLFFVVSSVGLISTLGFTLAMQNYGATAGSASALLGLLPMLVGSLVSPLVGIMGEQSAVPMGLIIMTLDCLALVLYYGLIVRRPDRS from the coding sequence ATGACAAAGACGACGATGACACCAGGCCGCTTGACGTTGATCTTGATCCTCGGTTCACTCGCTGCACTAGGACCGCTCTCGATCGACATGTATCTACCTGCTTTTCCGGATATGTCACGCTCGTTTGATGCGAGTGCGTCACTGATCCAATTGAGTTTGACGGCTTGTATGCTCGGAATGGCGCTCGGACAATTGATCGTTGGTCCGCTCAGTGATGTTCGTGGACGTAAGCGTCCGTTAATGATTGCTTTACTTGCGTATCTGCTCGCTTCTCTTGCGTGTGCGATGGCACCAACGATTGAAGTGTTGATTGCGCTGCGCTTCATCCAAGGGGCAGCCGGAGCGTCAGGAATTGTCATTTCCCGGGCAATCGTTCGTGATCTATTCGAAGGACCGGAATTAACGCGGTTCTTTGCTGCCTTGTCCCTCGTCAACGGAACGGCACCGATTCTAGCACCCGTCATCGGGGGACAGTTGCTTCGGTTCGGTGACTGGCATTTTGTCTTTTACTTGCTGGCGATTTTAAGTACGTTGATGTTGCTCGCTGTTGCACTGCGTTTGCCGGAAACACTTCCACTCGAAAGACGCGTTGAAGGGAATTTGACGACGACGTTGAAGACATTCGGACGTTTGTTGACGGACCGTGTCTTCATCGGCTATGCGTTTGCGCAAGCATTCGTCATGGGCGCGATGTTTGCCTACATCTCCGGTTCACCGTTCGTCTTACAAAATATTTATGGCGCTTCGCCGCAACAGTTCAGTTTTTTGTTCGGCTTAAACGGAATCGGAATCATTTTAGCGGCTCAAATCGCTGGACGTCTTGCTGGTCGAGTTGATTCAGAACGTCTGATGCGAATCAGCTTGACGGTTGTTGCGAGTGCAAGTATCTTTTTGTTCCTCGCTTTAACGTTAACGGACCAATTGATTTTCGTCATGATTCCACTTTTCTTCGTCGTCTCAAGCGTTGGTTTGATCTCAACGCTCGGTTTTACCTTAGCGATGCAAAACTACGGAGCAACGGCTGGAAGTGCCTCGGCACTTCTTGGTTTACTCCCGATGCTCGTCGGTTCGCTCGTGTCACCACTCGTCGGCATCATGGGGGAGCAATCGGCCGTTCCGATGGGGCTGATTATCATGACGCTTGATTGTTTGGCACTCGTCCTTTATTACGGACTAATCGTCCGACGTCCCGACCGCTCATAA